The following proteins are encoded in a genomic region of Lachnospiraceae bacterium KM106-2:
- a CDS encoding mutator mutT protein: MKTIQVVAAVIHKKVNGQTMIFATQRGYGEFKDGWEFPGGKIEEGEEKQEALKREIKEELATEIQVGEYLHTVEYDYPNFHLTMDCYWCEVVDGKLELLEHEDAKWLLLTELDSVDWLPADIDVVNAVREKMK, translated from the coding sequence ATGAAAACAATTCAAGTAGTAGCTGCAGTAATTCATAAAAAAGTAAATGGACAAACCATGATCTTTGCCACCCAACGAGGTTATGGAGAGTTTAAAGATGGCTGGGAATTCCCAGGTGGAAAGATTGAAGAAGGGGAAGAAAAACAAGAAGCATTAAAGCGAGAAATTAAAGAAGAATTAGCCACAGAGATTCAGGTTGGAGAGTATCTTCATACGGTAGAATATGATTATCCCAATTTCCATTTGACGATGGATTGTTACTGGTGTGAAGTAGTAGACGGCAAGTTAGAGCTATTGGAGCATGAAGATGCAAAATGGCTTTTACTTACGGAATTAGATAGTGTAGACTGGCTTCCAGCAGATATAGATGTGGTAAATGCTGTTCGTGAGAAAATGAAATAG